From Enterococcus wangshanyuanii, the proteins below share one genomic window:
- a CDS encoding NAD(P)/FAD-dependent oxidoreductase, producing MKKLAIIGGGIIGLTLANYLDLTKYNVTLFDDPTGQATKASAGIISPWLSKRRNKKWYHLAKNGAAFYPKLIQDFSLPFSVYQRSGTLILRKDGELESLRVLAEERKQEAPEIGEIQLLDAAEVTAKLPLLKAIPALSISGGGKLDGANYLENMRQHAARKNITLHTGSVKIDRKRDHWLIYKTDQPEAFDAIAICAGPGLSALLAPLGYKTDIRAQKGQLLSFETPYKDSGNWPVAMLDGESDLIPFENGKILIGATHENTAGFDLNPTEEAFIQLKQKSLPFLSSQTFFEDHASSYRIGTRAYTSDFAPFFNCLLDDPTAVVASGLGSSGLTTGPYIGFLLAQYFNSDSQNWLDFQKPISTYISRE from the coding sequence ATGAAAAAATTAGCGATTATCGGCGGCGGGATCATCGGTTTGACCCTTGCCAACTATCTTGATTTAACAAAATATAATGTCACACTTTTTGACGATCCAACAGGGCAAGCAACGAAAGCCAGTGCAGGAATCATTTCTCCCTGGTTGTCAAAACGGCGCAACAAAAAATGGTATCATTTAGCAAAAAATGGCGCTGCCTTTTATCCTAAATTGATTCAGGACTTTTCTTTGCCTTTCTCGGTTTATCAACGATCAGGAACATTGATCCTACGTAAAGACGGAGAATTGGAGTCCTTAAGAGTCTTGGCAGAGGAACGCAAACAAGAGGCGCCGGAAATCGGTGAGATTCAATTATTGGATGCTGCAGAAGTCACGGCAAAATTGCCTTTACTAAAGGCAATTCCAGCTCTTTCGATTTCCGGCGGCGGCAAACTAGACGGGGCAAATTATCTAGAGAACATGCGACAGCACGCAGCACGCAAAAACATCACCTTACACACCGGCTCAGTCAAAATAGATCGTAAGAGAGATCACTGGCTGATTTACAAAACAGATCAGCCAGAAGCTTTTGATGCAATTGCTATTTGCGCAGGTCCTGGCTTATCTGCTTTGTTAGCTCCATTAGGTTATAAAACGGATATCCGAGCACAAAAAGGACAATTACTGTCCTTTGAGACCCCCTACAAAGATAGTGGAAATTGGCCTGTTGCTATGTTGGATGGTGAAAGTGACTTGATTCCTTTTGAAAATGGAAAAATCCTGATCGGCGCGACACATGAAAATACCGCTGGTTTTGATTTAAATCCAACCGAAGAAGCCTTCATTCAGCTGAAACAAAAATCATTGCCCTTTCTATCCTCTCAGACCTTTTTTGAGGATCATGCATCTTCCTATCGTATTGGTACCAGAGCTTATACTTCAGATTTTGCTCCATTTTTCAATTGTCTGCTGGATGATCCAACTGCAGTTGTCGCTAGCGGCTTAGGTTCCTCTGGTTTGACAACAGGTCCTTATATAGGGTTTCTCTTGGCTCAGTATTTTAATAGCGATTCACAGAATTGGCTGGATTTTCAAAAACCGATCAGTACTTATATTTCAAGAGAATAG
- a CDS encoding zinc-binding alcohol dehydrogenase family protein — MKENDLIKAVGFFEGLPIEADDSFVDSRTPIQPLEPHDILVKVKAVSINPVDTKLRQKAKKAEYLTILGFDAVGEVVEVGSRASAFKVGDRVFYAGTTKRAGSNQEYQRVDERIAALAPDSLSDASAAALPLTSLTAYELLFEKFGLIPEENANQGKTILVINGAGGVGSILTQLAKWAGMTVYATASQAKFDWLKDHGVDHPLNYHEDLKVELNKIGIETIDYAAVLFDVQPYFELLTELITPFGHLGTIVEFEKTLDIRRLKNKSISFDWEYMFTKTDTDYQIESQGKILAKIAGLIDQGELTTTLWKTYDSGINANNLRKATAEVESGHTQGKIVISGAFNGN, encoded by the coding sequence ATGAAAGAGAATGATTTAATTAAAGCAGTTGGCTTTTTTGAGGGGCTTCCAATCGAAGCGGATGATAGCTTTGTAGATAGTCGCACACCGATTCAGCCACTTGAGCCACATGATATCTTAGTGAAAGTCAAAGCCGTTTCCATAAACCCAGTGGATACGAAATTACGACAAAAGGCAAAAAAAGCAGAGTACCTAACGATATTAGGTTTTGATGCTGTCGGAGAAGTGGTTGAGGTTGGAAGTCGAGCGTCCGCATTTAAGGTTGGTGATCGAGTGTTTTATGCAGGCACGACGAAACGAGCAGGCAGTAATCAGGAATACCAACGTGTGGACGAGCGAATCGCAGCATTAGCGCCAGACTCATTGAGTGATGCATCCGCAGCTGCTTTACCGTTGACTTCATTAACAGCCTATGAATTACTCTTTGAAAAATTTGGGCTGATTCCGGAAGAAAATGCGAATCAAGGAAAAACGATTCTGGTAATCAACGGTGCAGGCGGTGTAGGATCGATTTTGACACAGTTAGCAAAATGGGCGGGTATGACAGTCTATGCAACCGCAAGTCAGGCGAAATTTGACTGGTTAAAAGACCATGGAGTGGATCATCCTTTAAATTATCATGAGGATCTTAAAGTAGAGTTAAACAAGATTGGAATCGAAACGATCGATTATGCAGCTGTCCTTTTTGATGTCCAGCCCTATTTTGAACTTTTGACAGAACTAATTACTCCGTTTGGGCATCTTGGAACGATTGTTGAATTTGAAAAAACGCTTGATATTAGACGTTTGAAAAATAAATCGATCAGCTTCGACTGGGAATATATGTTTACCAAAACAGACACGGATTACCAAATCGAAAGTCAAGGGAAGATTCTTGCTAAGATCGCAGGCTTGATCGATCAAGGAGAGCTGACAACGACTCTTTGGAAAACCTACGATAGTGGCATCAACGCAAATAATCTAAGAAAAGCAACAGCCGAAGTCGAATCGGGTCATACGCAAGGCAAAATAGTGATCAGCGGGGCGTTTAATGGAAATTAA
- a CDS encoding LURP-one-related/scramblase family protein, with product MKKLYIKQKVFSLGGHFSVKDENQEDQYMIEGSFLSIPKVFTIKDLNDQVIGTITKKIFSFLPKFFIAVDGKEEMVIEKQLTFFKAKYRIESEQLEIQGDWWDKHFEILRNGERIAAVNEKWFTWGDTFEVEIYEQALEHAIILVVIAIDFVKQEEAASSSSS from the coding sequence GTGAAAAAACTCTATATCAAACAAAAAGTATTTAGTCTAGGTGGTCATTTTTCGGTAAAAGATGAGAATCAGGAAGATCAATATATGATCGAAGGAAGTTTCCTATCGATTCCTAAAGTATTTACGATCAAGGATCTGAATGATCAGGTGATTGGTACGATCACCAAAAAGATCTTTAGTTTCTTACCTAAATTTTTTATAGCCGTTGATGGGAAAGAAGAGATGGTGATTGAAAAGCAATTGACTTTTTTTAAAGCAAAATATCGAATTGAATCCGAACAGCTTGAAATTCAAGGTGATTGGTGGGATAAGCATTTTGAAATTTTACGAAATGGAGAGAGGATTGCAGCAGTCAATGAAAAATGGTTTACGTGGGGCGATACCTTTGAAGTTGAAATATATGAGCAGGCTCTTGAACATGCGATCATTTTAGTGGTCATTGCTATCGATTTTGTTAAACAGGAAGAAGCAGCAAGTTCCAGCTCCTCCTGA
- a CDS encoding MucBP domain-containing protein, with protein MKRTDLHVKHKQKALHKFLLLSLLAPTLLTPTLVFAEDFTTDSDQAATMQTQTSEESTEASSETTADFTEASSAEEPAETIPVQEEESAISPETASTTISSEENAPAAATTFSADSVTIADPFLKQDILKALGLAADSELTQADMDKLTYLSVSSAQTSSLAGLETAVNLATIYINTNNAITDFSPLEKLTALTYVTLQTTSLTSANFPDLRNSPGITNLSLGSTSIDNDVLPKIAQLTNLKRIYLDSNMAITTIEPLKVLPNLTSLSAQFCGITDFTVINDFPVLSDLAAFGQNTGRNDPPTTIGRSTLDYDADKETLFIPFSMMPNRMTNFDGVIPPFTTSSSASNTYFDFNGVQLPSTRLQITDQGITITGVSTDEFTGIHSFEYNARLNNPAGSYAQPDGYTFYAISSGTYLHQFNVLEDGKPVTVHYQDNNGNELLPTETLNGLVSETFDISSPEISGYDLIDTIGNPSGVFSDQEQVVTFVYKKIPDPIVEETGHVIVHYVDSDNTSIQDDFILSGTVGDTFTTEKLAIEGFTFKEVRGNETGLFTKEDQVVTYVYTKKEGKLDPVVPPTPSEPKEPVDPTGKTPTKGANNPAVTQHTTNVLNKSTTSKTFPATGDQTSTSWVLLGLALIAIVTMLARLKKVRQEK; from the coding sequence ATGAAAAGAACAGATTTACATGTAAAACATAAGCAAAAGGCACTACACAAATTTTTGCTGCTTTCACTTTTAGCACCAACTCTCCTGACACCTACTTTAGTTTTTGCTGAAGACTTTACAACAGATTCTGATCAAGCAGCAACGATGCAAACGCAAACTAGTGAAGAATCAACAGAAGCTAGCAGTGAAACGACTGCTGACTTCACCGAAGCTTCTAGCGCTGAAGAACCTGCTGAAACAATACCTGTCCAAGAGGAAGAGTCTGCAATTTCACCGGAAACAGCCTCTACAACGATTTCATCAGAGGAAAACGCTCCTGCGGCAGCTACTACTTTTAGTGCTGATTCCGTGACCATTGCGGATCCGTTTTTAAAACAAGATATTTTGAAAGCTTTAGGTTTGGCAGCTGATAGCGAGTTAACACAAGCAGATATGGATAAGCTAACTTATCTTTCTGTTAGCTCAGCCCAAACGAGCAGTCTTGCCGGCTTGGAAACAGCTGTAAACTTAGCAACGATTTATATCAATACGAATAATGCGATTACTGATTTTAGTCCACTGGAAAAATTGACCGCATTAACCTATGTAACGCTTCAAACAACTAGTTTAACGAGCGCAAATTTCCCTGATTTACGTAATAGCCCGGGAATCACAAATCTTTCGTTAGGTAGTACAAGTATCGACAATGATGTCTTACCGAAAATTGCGCAATTAACAAATCTAAAACGGATCTATTTAGATTCAAATATGGCGATCACAACCATTGAACCATTAAAAGTTCTACCAAATTTAACATCACTTTCAGCTCAATTCTGTGGAATCACTGATTTTACGGTCATCAATGATTTCCCTGTGCTTTCTGACTTAGCTGCTTTCGGTCAAAATACTGGAAGAAATGACCCGCCGACAACAATCGGTCGTTCAACACTGGATTACGATGCAGACAAAGAAACATTGTTTATCCCTTTTTCAATGATGCCAAACCGAATGACAAATTTCGATGGCGTTATTCCGCCATTTACTACATCAAGCTCTGCAAGTAATACTTACTTTGATTTTAATGGTGTACAGCTGCCTTCAACTCGTTTACAGATTACCGATCAAGGCATTACAATTACAGGGGTGAGCACAGACGAGTTTACCGGCATCCATAGTTTTGAATATAATGCACGTTTGAATAACCCAGCTGGTTCTTATGCTCAACCGGACGGTTACACTTTTTATGCCATTTCTTCTGGAACTTATCTTCACCAGTTCAATGTATTGGAAGATGGTAAACCTGTAACTGTTCATTATCAAGATAACAACGGAAACGAATTACTTCCTACCGAAACATTGAATGGTTTGGTTAGTGAAACCTTTGACATTTCCAGTCCAGAAATTTCCGGATATGATTTAATTGATACGATTGGGAATCCATCAGGTGTTTTCTCTGACCAAGAGCAGGTCGTGACGTTTGTTTATAAAAAAATCCCTGATCCTATCGTTGAGGAAACGGGCCACGTGATCGTTCATTACGTCGATAGTGACAATACATCCATACAGGATGATTTTATCTTATCCGGAACAGTTGGTGATACCTTTACTACAGAAAAACTAGCCATTGAGGGCTTTACTTTCAAAGAAGTGAGAGGTAATGAAACAGGTCTCTTTACCAAAGAAGATCAAGTAGTGACTTATGTTTATACAAAAAAAGAAGGCAAACTTGATCCAGTTGTCCCTCCAACTCCTTCCGAACCAAAAGAACCTGTTGATCCAACTGGAAAAACACCAACAAAAGGTGCAAATAATCCAGCAGTAACACAACATACAACAAACGTCCTAAACAAGAGTACAACTAGCAAAACATTTCCAGCAACGGGAGATCAAACCAGCACCTCATGGGTATTGCTAGGTTTAGCGCTGATTGCTATTGTTACTATGCTAGCAAGGCTAAAAAAAGTACGACAAGAAAAATAA
- the queG gene encoding tRNA epoxyqueuosine(34) reductase QueG: MSLKQKIIIESQRLGIDKIGFASAAPFYELEDSLKEQRERGFNSGFEHQVIEERVYPEKTFENPKTIISIALAYPTKISGKVPRDEKRGMFARASWGIDYHDVLKDRLAKLIAFIQSQAEKLEEVENWRFAPQVDTGELVDVAVAQRAGLGFIGRNGLLITEEFGSFVYLGEIVTNIDFEVDEPVPFGCGDCTRCVTACPTQALLGNGSMNAKKCLSYQTQTKDMMPEEYRKKMHNVIYGCDICQLVCPYNRGKDFHFHEEMEPEVDVVYPKLKPMLNLSNKEFKETFGHLSGSWRGKKPLQRNALIALANLGDRSALPEIMRCAKEDVRPVIRGTAVWAIGRLGNKEAEKWLAVLHELLEKEPEEIVILEINKAVEQLEQTLNK; the protein is encoded by the coding sequence ATGTCATTAAAACAAAAAATTATTATAGAAAGTCAGCGCTTAGGGATAGATAAAATCGGTTTTGCATCTGCAGCTCCTTTTTATGAATTAGAAGACTCTTTGAAGGAACAACGGGAACGCGGCTTTAATTCCGGTTTTGAACATCAAGTGATCGAAGAGCGGGTCTATCCTGAAAAAACATTTGAAAATCCGAAAACGATCATTTCGATTGCTTTAGCTTATCCGACAAAAATCAGCGGGAAAGTTCCTAGAGATGAAAAACGGGGAATGTTTGCCAGAGCTTCGTGGGGGATCGATTATCATGATGTACTGAAAGATCGGTTAGCAAAGTTGATCGCGTTTATTCAGTCTCAAGCCGAAAAACTGGAAGAAGTCGAAAATTGGCGTTTTGCTCCTCAAGTCGATACGGGAGAACTGGTTGATGTAGCTGTCGCTCAAAGAGCTGGGCTTGGTTTTATCGGTCGAAATGGGTTGTTGATCACAGAAGAATTTGGTTCTTTTGTCTACCTTGGTGAAATCGTGACGAATATTGATTTTGAGGTCGATGAGCCGGTTCCGTTTGGCTGTGGTGATTGTACCCGCTGTGTTACAGCATGTCCGACGCAGGCTTTGTTGGGTAATGGCAGCATGAACGCCAAGAAGTGTTTGTCTTATCAAACACAGACAAAAGATATGATGCCGGAAGAATACCGTAAAAAAATGCATAATGTCATCTACGGCTGTGATATTTGTCAGCTGGTGTGCCCTTATAATCGAGGGAAAGACTTTCATTTTCATGAAGAAATGGAGCCTGAAGTTGATGTGGTGTATCCTAAGTTAAAACCAATGCTGAATCTATCCAACAAAGAATTCAAAGAAACCTTCGGGCATCTTTCAGGATCATGGCGGGGAAAGAAGCCTCTGCAGCGTAATGCGCTGATTGCTTTAGCAAATTTAGGCGACCGCAGTGCGTTGCCGGAAATCATGAGGTGTGCCAAAGAAGATGTACGTCCGGTCATTCGAGGAACAGCAGTCTGGGCGATTGGAAGATTGGGGAATAAAGAAGCTGAAAAATGGTTGGCCGTTTTACATGAGTTATTAGAGAAAGAGCCGGAAGAGATCGTTATTCTTGAAATAAACAAGGCAGTCGAACAGTTGGAACAAACTCTCAATAAATGA
- a CDS encoding lactate utilization protein, with amino-acid sequence MNDQKTYQETRAQTISKKLTRRNFGVSICQTLAEAKEQALSMIQEDKTVAFGGSQTLGEVGIIDALYLRAQPIIDRDLAKDLEERHQLMKQSLLADYYLTSINGISEEGILVNIDNIGNRVAALTYGPDQVIAFVGINKLYGNLNTTIDMVRKRTAPLNSFRLGLQTTPCIKTGSCGDCLKEECICNIISLTRRSALADRIHILLILEEAGF; translated from the coding sequence ATGAATGATCAAAAGACTTATCAAGAAACTCGAGCGCAGACGATCAGCAAAAAACTGACCCGTAGAAATTTTGGTGTGTCGATCTGTCAAACCTTAGCGGAGGCAAAAGAACAGGCATTGTCTATGATTCAAGAAGATAAAACCGTTGCTTTTGGCGGTTCACAAACCTTAGGCGAAGTCGGCATCATCGATGCGTTGTATCTAAGAGCGCAGCCGATCATCGATCGTGATTTAGCTAAGGATCTTGAAGAACGTCACCAACTGATGAAGCAATCATTACTAGCTGATTATTATCTGACGAGTATCAATGGAATCAGTGAAGAGGGTATATTAGTGAATATCGATAACATTGGCAATCGAGTAGCCGCCCTGACCTATGGACCAGATCAGGTGATTGCCTTTGTAGGGATCAATAAACTATATGGCAATCTGAATACAACCATTGACATGGTTCGAAAACGAACGGCGCCATTGAATTCATTTCGCTTAGGCTTACAAACGACACCGTGTATTAAAACTGGGAGTTGTGGTGACTGTCTAAAAGAAGAATGTATCTGTAATATTATTTCGCTGACTCGGCGTTCCGCGCTTGCCGATCGCATCCACATCCTTTTGATTTTAGAAGAAGCAGGATTTTAA
- a CDS encoding ABC transporter ATP-binding protein, with protein sequence MEKVNKQTFKRFFQLISKERPIFFGLIVCSMIGNALVIAMPFIMGIAIDDLLKLISTYGIGQITFAQVKEALLVPVLILIVFSLFSSLTSFIQERVMASLSEKITLRVRKEVAKKFKALPMSFFDQHQVGDILSRTTTSLNQLSQVLLTGINQFFTSISTIVFAGVMLFYIDVKLTLIVVVLIAGSSYLTGKIANKNKILAEKSQTELGILNNQTEEFLSGNLVTKTFNQQEQAKQVILETNQNHYNAFLNAQFMNFAIYPAIRLINQLAFIVSGIFGAFLVLQGTITIGLLQAYLQYINQISEPISTASYVINSIQAALAAIDRIFEILDAKEDVPEKAVLKRIEKPTGKIAFEHVKFGYSEEKILMNQVDFSVKPKQMIAIVGPTGAGKTTLVNLLMRFYELNGGRITFDDVDITDLSRGNLRALFGMVLQNTWLFEGTVADNIAYGRMDASREEIIEAAKIAQCDHFIRTLPNGYDSIISSENGSLSQGQQQLLTIARIILANPPVVILDEATSSVDTRTEAHIQKAMDEVTNNRTSFVIAHRLSTIEKADLILVMKDGDIVEKGTHTELLAQPSLYASLYNSQFQET encoded by the coding sequence ATGGAAAAAGTAAATAAGCAAACATTCAAACGATTCTTTCAGTTGATCAGCAAAGAGCGGCCGATATTTTTCGGCTTGATCGTCTGCAGCATGATCGGAAATGCTTTAGTGATCGCGATGCCTTTCATCATGGGGATTGCGATCGATGATTTACTCAAATTGATCAGCACATACGGAATCGGTCAAATCACCTTTGCTCAAGTAAAGGAAGCATTGCTGGTACCCGTTTTGATCTTGATCGTCTTTTCGCTCTTCAGCAGTCTCACATCCTTTATCCAAGAACGTGTGATGGCTTCTTTAAGTGAAAAAATCACCTTACGCGTGAGAAAAGAAGTCGCTAAGAAATTTAAAGCTTTGCCGATGTCCTTTTTTGATCAGCATCAGGTTGGCGATATTTTGAGCAGAACGACAACCAGTCTAAATCAGCTGTCACAAGTACTTCTGACAGGGATCAACCAATTTTTCACCTCGATTTCAACGATTGTTTTTGCTGGAGTCATGTTGTTTTATATTGATGTAAAATTAACGTTGATCGTCGTTGTACTGATTGCAGGCAGTTCTTACTTGACCGGAAAAATTGCCAATAAAAACAAAATTTTAGCAGAAAAAAGTCAAACAGAGCTAGGTATTTTAAACAATCAAACGGAAGAATTTTTATCTGGAAATCTGGTGACTAAAACGTTCAATCAGCAAGAGCAAGCCAAACAGGTCATTTTAGAGACTAATCAAAATCATTACAACGCCTTTTTAAATGCTCAGTTTATGAATTTTGCGATCTATCCGGCGATTCGTTTGATCAATCAGCTGGCATTTATCGTCAGCGGAATCTTCGGCGCCTTTTTAGTCTTACAAGGAACGATCACTATCGGTCTGCTTCAAGCTTACTTACAATATATCAATCAAATATCTGAGCCGATCTCCACCGCTTCTTATGTGATCAACTCGATCCAGGCAGCTCTTGCTGCGATCGATCGAATCTTTGAAATCCTCGATGCGAAAGAAGATGTTCCTGAAAAGGCTGTATTGAAACGAATTGAAAAACCTACAGGAAAAATTGCTTTTGAACACGTAAAGTTTGGTTATTCTGAGGAAAAAATCTTGATGAACCAAGTTGATTTTTCTGTCAAGCCAAAACAAATGATTGCAATCGTTGGTCCAACAGGTGCCGGCAAGACGACTTTAGTCAATCTATTGATGCGTTTTTACGAATTGAACGGCGGACGGATCACTTTTGATGATGTGGATATCACCGATCTTTCACGAGGAAATTTGCGGGCTTTGTTCGGCATGGTTTTACAAAATACTTGGCTGTTTGAGGGGACTGTTGCAGATAATATTGCCTACGGTCGTATGGATGCATCTCGAGAAGAAATCATCGAAGCTGCAAAGATTGCGCAATGTGATCATTTTATTCGTACTTTACCTAACGGATACGATTCAATTATTTCTAGCGAAAACGGCTCACTGTCTCAAGGGCAGCAACAGCTTTTGACGATCGCCAGAATCATTTTAGCGAACCCTCCAGTGGTTATCTTAGATGAAGCAACTTCCAGTGTGGATACACGAACAGAAGCGCATATCCAAAAAGCAATGGATGAAGTCACGAACAACAGAACCAGTTTCGTCATCGCCCATCGTCTGTCAACAATTGAAAAGGCCGATTTGATCCTAGTGATGAAAGACGGCGATATTGTAGAAAAAGGCACACACACAGAACTACTTGCACAGCCTTCACTGTATGCTTCCTTATATAATAGTCAATTTCAGGAAACGTAA
- a CDS encoding ABC transporter ATP-binding protein — protein MNIIQFFMKKNVKLIAATVFFLCLQIIGTLGVPLLVARLIDVGITSGNEQTIKSIGIQMLMMAIFGALAAILGSYLSAKVAAKFGFEIRTLFFDKVQAFSIKDADKVGTGSLLTRMTNDIDNIQQMIVLFLQLILPAPIIAVFSLYMTFTYSETLALVPLVAILVFALIVYLLMKKGTPLSLAIQPKMDQVIVTLREFFTGINMIRAFNNQDYEEERTNKRFSEYAEGMIRVNRIFSFITPIAFLLMGVVFSSILWFGGHLVAVGTLQIGTVSAVVEYALLTLAYLMIAAMVLVMMPRSFASVKRIEEILNTKEEIRDKKQPQIIEEKEHTGTDLIKVEHVTFNYEQADEPVLEDIHFTIPRGKTTAIVGGTGSGKSTVAKLLLRLSDVTQGKILFDGIDIRSLSQEELRSRISYVPQKAFLFSGTIKSNLAMGQPDATVQEMDYAAKIAQLYDYVSSLPDGYDSFVAQGGTNFSGGQRQRLCIARALIKPADIYIFDDSFSALDYKTDAALRKALKEEMSDKTLLIVAQRLSTIQQADTIIVLDEGKIVGQGTHTELLSSNQTYQEFARSQGL, from the coding sequence ATGAACATCATTCAATTTTTTATGAAGAAAAATGTCAAATTGATTGCTGCGACCGTATTTTTCTTGTGTCTGCAAATCATCGGGACATTAGGTGTACCGTTACTAGTCGCTCGCTTGATCGACGTCGGGATCACCAGCGGAAATGAACAAACCATCAAGTCGATCGGTATCCAAATGCTGATGATGGCCATTTTTGGTGCCCTAGCTGCTATTTTAGGAAGTTATCTTTCAGCTAAAGTTGCGGCAAAGTTCGGCTTTGAAATTCGGACGTTATTTTTTGATAAGGTTCAAGCTTTTTCAATAAAAGATGCGGATAAAGTGGGAACAGGCTCTTTACTGACCAGAATGACAAACGATATAGATAATATCCAGCAAATGATCGTATTGTTTTTACAATTGATTTTACCTGCACCGATCATTGCTGTCTTTTCTTTATATATGACATTCACTTATTCAGAAACTTTAGCGCTTGTGCCCTTAGTTGCGATTTTAGTATTCGCTTTGATCGTCTACTTATTGATGAAAAAAGGGACTCCGCTTTCTCTAGCGATCCAGCCAAAGATGGATCAGGTGATCGTTACTTTACGGGAATTTTTTACAGGTATCAACATGATTCGAGCGTTCAATAATCAAGACTATGAAGAAGAACGGACAAATAAACGTTTTTCAGAATATGCTGAAGGTATGATTCGAGTCAACCGGATTTTTTCTTTTATCACGCCGATCGCCTTTTTATTGATGGGCGTCGTTTTTTCTTCGATCCTTTGGTTCGGCGGACATTTAGTCGCAGTCGGAACGCTTCAAATCGGAACGGTCTCAGCTGTCGTCGAATATGCTTTATTAACACTTGCTTACTTGATGATCGCTGCCATGGTTTTAGTCATGATGCCTCGTTCTTTTGCATCTGTTAAACGAATCGAAGAAATCTTGAACACCAAAGAAGAGATTCGTGATAAAAAGCAACCGCAAATCATCGAAGAAAAAGAACACACAGGTACAGATTTGATCAAGGTGGAGCACGTGACATTCAACTATGAACAAGCAGATGAACCTGTTTTAGAAGATATCCATTTCACTATCCCTAGAGGAAAAACAACGGCGATCGTTGGCGGTACCGGCTCTGGGAAAAGTACTGTAGCTAAATTATTATTGAGGCTAAGTGATGTGACGCAGGGGAAAATTTTATTCGATGGGATCGATATTCGCTCATTATCTCAAGAAGAGTTGCGTTCTAGAATCAGCTATGTTCCTCAAAAGGCTTTCTTATTCAGCGGAACGATCAAGAGTAATTTAGCGATGGGACAACCTGATGCAACCGTTCAGGAAATGGATTATGCAGCAAAAATAGCACAGCTTTACGACTACGTTTCAAGTCTACCAGATGGCTACGATTCATTTGTTGCTCAAGGTGGAACGAACTTTTCTGGTGGGCAAAGACAGCGATTGTGTATTGCTCGGGCGTTGATCAAACCTGCTGATATTTATATTTTTGACGACAGCTTCTCAGCATTGGACTATAAAACGGATGCTGCCTTAAGAAAAGCCTTAAAAGAAGAAATGTCAGATAAAACATTACTGATCGTAGCGCAGCGCTTAAGTACGATCCAACAGGCAGATACGATCATCGTTTTAGATGAAGGAAAAATCGTTGGTCAAGGAACACATACAGAATTATTGTCGAGCAACCAAACCTATCAAGAGTTTGCCCGTTCACAGGGATTATAA
- a CDS encoding MerR family transcriptional regulator: MDKEKLLTVGQVAEIMKIPKSKIRYWDDMNLLTSSRNTENGYRMFDMEDLLTISDIDFYRRLDIPINKMTNLYRKSPEELWSILDETQERVASELAELEKRYQGIKRRKSQLVQLIELKDNELSDGELDVKRIIAIDLKDPNELQTYIEDPSSLVVYIDSQHEADIIYGFAAKEGEFMEEPKIWQSEPKQTANYKQFLLTIRSEEPTVNNFHSIKQKLIEQGFRTGRAIGRYIMTAEDEEGFYTDYYKAWVEVM; the protein is encoded by the coding sequence ATGGATAAAGAAAAATTACTGACAGTTGGACAAGTCGCTGAAATCATGAAAATCCCCAAATCCAAGATTCGCTATTGGGACGATATGAATCTGTTGACCTCATCAAGGAATACAGAAAATGGGTATCGGATGTTTGATATGGAAGACTTATTGACGATCAGTGATATTGATTTTTACCGAAGATTAGATATTCCTATCAATAAAATGACAAACTTGTATCGAAAATCACCAGAAGAATTGTGGTCGATTTTAGATGAAACACAAGAACGAGTTGCATCCGAACTTGCTGAATTAGAGAAACGGTATCAAGGAATCAAGCGTAGAAAGAGCCAGTTAGTGCAATTGATCGAGTTAAAAGATAATGAGCTGAGTGATGGCGAACTGGATGTGAAGCGGATCATTGCGATCGATTTAAAAGATCCGAATGAATTACAAACATATATCGAAGACCCTTCAAGCTTAGTTGTTTATATCGATTCCCAACATGAAGCGGACATTATTTATGGTTTTGCTGCTAAAGAAGGTGAATTTATGGAGGAACCGAAAATTTGGCAGAGTGAACCGAAGCAAACAGCTAACTACAAACAATTTTTATTGACCATCCGTTCTGAAGAGCCGACAGTCAATAATTTTCACTCGATCAAACAAAAATTGATCGAACAAGGGTTTCGAACAGGGAGAGCGATCGGACGGTATATCATGACTGCAGAAGATGAAGAAGGTTTTTACACAGATTATTACAAAGCATGGGTCGAAGTGATGTAG